The Piliocolobus tephrosceles isolate RC106 chromosome 12, ASM277652v3, whole genome shotgun sequence genome includes the window CACATCCTTTgatggtttttctcctttcttattcACTACTCCTTCTCAGCTGCCCATACCATTTACACCTCCTTTGCCAGACTTTTAAATGTTGGAGTGCCCCAGATACGTCCTGGGCCAGCATCTGGTCTCATTCCCTGCTCAGGTGATTTCATTCAGTCCTAATGTTTTTCATATACTTAAGactcacatatttaaattttgtatgaaggacaaaaggaaggagaaaaaagcataaaataaactttttaccCTGGTCTTAGCCCTGGACTCCAGATCCTGTATACATTAGGCATACTTGACATCAATAGGTATCAGAATATTTACATGTCCTAAACATAACGTTTAATTTCATCCTTGTATTAGACGCTGTACAGTGGTGAGAAACAGAAACTGCTTAGTTATTTAGAGGAGAAAAGGATGGGACACAGGGAATTAAGAGCTTACAAAAATCAGTGAAAGGGTTGGAAGAACAGGCTATAGCCTCGGGCTGTAGGAATGACTACCAGGACTCTATCAACTAAATAGGCCCATTAGGGGTACTGTGACCTCTGCCCTGAGACAGAAAAGTGGGTCATCAGGAAGCCTCCGCTAGGATGACTGGCTTCAAGAATAGAGCAACGCCCATGACCTCCCCGTCCCGGGTCCTGCGCCAGAGCCCAGCCTCGCCCTCGAGCTGCAGCCGGGCCTGGCCGCCTGCTGCGCCCTCTTGCGCCCAGGACTCGCGCCGAGCGCACCTCGGCTGCACGCCCGACATCTGGGCGCTGCACCACTGGAGCGTCTGGCTTACCCCTTTCTCGCGTGGCGCAACTCGCCTCTTCGAAGCTTCCTTCTTCCTATGCTGCCTGTGCGAGCCGCTGCCAGTCTACCCCGACTTGGCGGAGGTGGTGGGCTGTCACTGGTCATGGCCATCAAAGGCAACTGAAAGTTTCTTATCAAAAGAAATTTGGCTGGCTGGTACCCCCACAGTTCTACGAAATGAGAAGACTTGAAAACTTTGCCTCTCTCTGATTTGCACAAATTTTGTTTGGATCTGGCATTAGAAGGACTGGAAAGGTGGCTGCCGATCACCTTGTTAACTGCTGATGGGATGCTCTAGCTTTTACCAGTGATGAGCTACACTTAGAAGATTCAGACTTTTTAGAAAATCTTATCTCTGCTGGAAAAAGGACTGAAGAAATCATGAAGGAGGGCAAGCAATTTCACTGGATAGTAATAGACAATCGCCAGCTTTACGATACTCACGTGACTGTTCAAAGTGTAAACACGTTTATCCTAAGAATTCTGTAGTAAGAGCCATTTGTAGGGTACTCATGCTTGTTTGTAAACTGGCCTACTTGAAGTCCTCGTGAATAACAAGGGTTGAATTTAAACTTGCTTGAAACTTAAGGAAGTGTGTGCCTATAAAAGTTatacggctgggcgcggtggctcacgcctgtaatcccagcactttgggaggccgaggcgggtggatcacttgaagtcaagagttccagaccaccctggccaacatggtgaaaccccatctctactaaaaatacagaaattagcggGGCGtcgtggcgcacacctgtaatcccagctactcgggaggccgagggaggagaatcgcttgaatcggcaagactgaggttgcagttagccgagattgcaccactgcactccagcctgggcaacagaggcagattctatctcaaaaaaaaaaaaaaaaaaaagttattataatgCAGTGCTTCTTATTTCAGGGAGCtctcttgcttgttttatttgttagaatgctttacactttccactgaacagaaactaaaataacctgCTATACAATTAATCACAAATACAGTTCTCGAGTTTTTTCCCATATACATGAGTATTTGTGtaaaacatgtcttctttgtagcagctaggccctgccaccattgtgcttggctgagttcacaaatctgttgtaacctgtagcttccctgtcacttctctggctctcctctcctgctAAGCTCTGTTCcctaattaaaatcttctgccacTGCCATAGCTACTGCTGCTACTGGAACTGCCATAGCCACCCTGGTTTCGTGGTTTGGCAAAGTATTGGCCTCCACCATCATGGGGGCCAGAGCTTCTGCCTCCAAAATTTCCTCCCTTCATGggtccaaaatttgaagactgattgttgtaattgccaaaatcaATGTAGCTTCCACCACCTGCAAAATTGCTTCCATCATTACCAAATCCATTATAGTCATCCCCACTGCCATCATATCCACCACCACCACGGCTGCCACCAAAGCCACCATGACTACTGAAGTTTCTTCCACGACCAAAGTTGTCATTCCCACCAAAACCACCTCCACGACCACCACCAAAGTTTCCAGAACCACTTCGTCCTCTTTGGCTGGATGAAGCACTCACCATCTCTTGCTTTGACAGGACTTTCCTAACTTCACAGTTGTGGCCATTCACAGTGTGGTATTTCTGAATGACAAGCTTATCCACGGAGTCATGGTCTTCAAAGGTTACAAAGGCAAAGCcccttttcttgccactgcctTGGTCAGTCATGATTTCAGTCACTTTGATTTTTCCATACTGTTCAGAATAATCTATTAGGTGatgatgttcttcagtgtcttctttaatgccaccaacaaatatatttttcacagtTAAGTGGGCACCTGGTCTTTGAGAATCTTCTCTTGAGACAGCTCTCTTTGGTTCCACAACTCTTCCATCCACCTTGTGTGGCCTTGCATTCATGGCTGCATCTACCTCCTCCACAGTGGCATATGCGACAAACCCAAAGACCCTGGAGTGCTTGGTATTTGGAACTCTCATTACCACACCGTCCAGGAGCGTTCCCCATTGCTCAAAATGACTCCTCAGGCTCTTATTGGTTGTTTCAAAGCTCAACACTCCAATGAAAAGCTTCCTCTGCCGGTTGGACTCTTTAGGAGACTCTGACTTAGACATgagggcagggagaagagagactTTAAGGATGCTTCTTCAGCGGCGTCCACAGGCAGAAAGGcccttattttattcttacagTGTGCCACATGTATGAAGTTTGTAAAGTATTAATGATCTTGTtaactaaaacaagaaaaaaagtttcacaaGGGTTCCCacttctgtattgttttattacctcaaaaatgtaaataagatgttctgctgctgctgttctCAATGTCCACTGTTTTAGCATCTTCCCTGATGTGCTTTGGAAGTTGATCGATGAATTTCTTAGAGTTTCTGTTGGAATTACTTTAAGGGTGTCTTATTAGATGGTGAAAATTAGACTGAGACACACTTCAAGTGACCATGTCATTGTTTTGTTGCTATGCCTTTAGCTTGATGATTAAGatacaattctttttaaaaccaaatggCATTAGTCATGTTTCCCAAATTAGAAATctattttagttaatattttaaagaaacacgAAGCCATAACaaaaatctttattgtttttactCCTGAGTGTTAATGAATGTAAAGAGGTTACAGATGTAGTGTTTAAttaatgatgtttattttttctatatttaacatGAGTAATTTTTCACTGTCTTTAAAGAGGAATAATGTTTATTGATTAAAGGTGAAAAATGATAGTTAAGACACCAGTTCTATGTCAAGATCTTTGACTGTATTATGCATTGTACAATTGACTTCACTTTTCATGAAATGCCTTAGTTTTCCTactataaaataaagacaatgatgaattaaaagaaaacaaaacaaaggaatagAACACCATAGCTGCAGCCCAGTGAAGCTGAGCCACTACCACTGCCACCATAAACTGACTCTCAACAACCATGAAACTAGAGACTGAGACATGGAAACACTGACTTAGGTTGCTACAATTATTGCAAAAGTCCCTTGACTaccatttctctctcctctgtcccctcctcaaacatgcgcgcacacacacacacacacactccagtcAACACATAACACTTGGTATGTGCGAAGCACTATTCCAAGTTCCattcttattactattattataccaTTTCACAGAGGAGTAAACTGAGAtagagagaggttaagtagcctAAGATTACAGTTAGTGAGTTGTACGTGCTATTATCTGCCCTGCTCTTATCTCTGAACATTTCCTTGTCAGTTTTCATGTATCTAGAATTCttcatgaacatatttttaatgactgtatAGGATGCTATCATATGTATTTACCACAATTATTTGGCCATTCTCCTATCTTGCATATTTagatttatttccaatttttctttatgAACAGCAACTGCAATGAGCACTCTGCATACaaattattttgcctatttttgatcattttcttAGGATACACTCCTTAAAATGCAACTATTGGGTCATAGGCTATGAAGATTCCTAAAAACAGTATTTGAGGGTTAGTAGTTGTCAATATTTTTAATCCACTTGAATATATTAATAGGCATACCAATCGGTAATATGCAAGAGTGCTCATCTCATTGTGCCCTCCACACTTAAACCGGGCGTTTTCACCTTTCCAAATTTTTGCTATAAGTATGCTGCATGCAATATTGGCATGCTCATACTAAAAATGTGttcattgtttttctgaaattccaACTTAACTgtgcatcctgtattttatccaGCAACCCCACTTGAGGTGGATGTccaaattctcttcttttttgaggTATTCCTCCATTGTGAGCCTGGAAAACAAGGCTGAGGACTCCTACTGTGGAAACTGAGGGAAGCACATATTCCCTCTCCACAAGCCCTGAGTGGTTAGGGAGCCCATTGGGGACCCAGGCTCTTACTGAAGCCTTTGGATCTTGAGAGGTTTATACAAAAAGTGGCCATTTTGAATTCATTCATAGAAATTGCATCTAGCACACCAGAATGTCAAATCAGTGGAGTCCAGATGTAGCAGTgttttgtggtggtggtgtgtaGAGGTGGTGAAGGTGGTTGTTGCCAGGAGTGACATACCAACCAAGCTGGTCCTATGGCAAATCTTGACTGGGGTCCTTCCATGATTCCTGACCATTTCTTTATCCTGGTTTACCTGCCTTTCTGTTGATTCTGTGAAATGCCCAATAATTTGCTAAATTCAGTCAGAGTcagtttctgtcatttgcaaccaaGAGCCctgatatttataaatacaagCCCAGATAGGCTGGAGAAAATTTGAAATCATGATATTTCCAAACTCCTTTTGTATTCCtaaaattggaattttaaaaattctcctcaCCAAATGACTGTTGTTCAAGGGAAAGGGATTTGGCATTTTCCAAAATAAGCACTAGATGGCGCTGTGAGGTAATATGGTCTTGATTGTGTCGTTGCCCAAATAATAAGGATTAAGATAATCAATAACACCATCGCCAAGGATACTGTCAACAAGAATAGGTAAAATTAATTGAGTGCCTCATATATGCCAGAAACTCTTCTACATGTTTTATAGagttgtaaaccaaaaataaaattctaacccCTCAACCAACTGATGGACCCTCCCCGTGGCTAAGTGCATTGCAGAGTTAACTTGAAAAACTAGTTCGAGCCATGACGGGAAGTGGATGTCAGACATGCTTAATTATACCATTCTCCgttttggaattcaggcacagctgaccagcattaatatCAACACGGAGACCTTAAGACTgatagaggccaggcgcagtggctcacgcctgtaatcccagcactttgggagtccaaggcaggcggattacctgcggtcaggagttcgagacgagcctgaccaacatggtgaaatcccatctcttctaaatacaaaaaattagctggtggagcatgcctgtaatcccagctacttgggaggctgaggcaggaggatcacttgaacccggaggtggaggttgcagtgagccaagattgtgccagtgcacttcagcctgggagacaagagcgaaactctgtcaaaaaaaagaagaagaagaagaagaagaagaaggagaaggagaaggagaaggagaaggagaaggagaaggagaaggagaagaagaagaagaagaagaagaagaagaagaagaagaagaagaaagaatgatagACCAGACTCTTTAAGtttgatttataatttattctctctgaagcctgctacctggaggctccACCTACATGacaaaaccttggtctccacaatcccttATAGTAACCTAGACATTCCTTTATATTGactccaggtctttagataataactctttcaaccaactggcaatcagaaaatctttgaatccgtCTATGACTTCGAAGCAACCCCCTCACCTCTGCCCCTGCTGCCAGATGTCCCCACTTTTCCAGATAGAACcgatgtacatcttacatgtattaattgatatgtctccttaaaatgtataaaaccaagctgtagcccAACCACCTTGAGCATATGTTCTTAGGTTCTCATGGGGTTTGTGTCATGGGCCATTGGCCACTCATATCTGGCTCAGAATActactcttcaaatattttacagtttgactcTTCATTGACAGAGTGAACTCATTTCTTACAACCAATAAAGCAAGTAATTTTATTAacacattttacagaagaagaaatcaaGGCACATTCAGGTTAGCTAACTTATCCAAGATCAGAAAATCATTAACTGATGAAGATAAGATTTGAACCAAAGAAGCCTGACTCCAGAGGCTGTGCTCTGAGCCAAAATGCTCTACTACCTgtcataattatataatatagcCAACATTTACTGATGGCCAACTGTGAGTCAGGCATTTTGCACAATGGAGTCATCATTGCCATTTTCCatatgagggaactgaggctccaAAAGGCTAAGTAATTCGTGTTTCCatagacacagagacaaagcTGAGAGCATTTGTAAATGTAATTCCATGATGTTAGTAATGAAacgaaaataaatacatagataaaatACTGATGTTTGTCACTTTAGAGAGTAATTCCACTTTGGGTAGAGGGaaaaatatactttgaaaatGATTGATTTACATTCCAATTGTtctgtgataaaataaataaaataaataaaattggtatggtaaacaattcttttcatttcagCTCTTCAGTGTGGACaaaatattttccctcttttgatttttccctttagGAGCCAAAGACGGTATGAAAGCTAAAGGTAGAATTAGAGTCTGGCTTATTTGGGCTTTTGCATTTCTCATTATGAGGATGAGTGTGTCTCATGATCAAAGTAGATGAATTAGGCAGCACCCAAAACATGTGACTTAGGTAGGCTCTGGGGAGGAAACGGCCCTTCTAACAAAATGATTGTAATATTTGTCTGGAAAAGTGAACTAAGTTAAACAGCTAAGCAAAGTTTGAGGCAGAGGAGTAATGCtatcaaaatgtattataaaactgCAACATTTAAAACAGTGATAGTGATGCAAGAAGAGACAGATCAATGGGTCAGAATAGAGCCTAGAaaccaaataaagcaaaaatatgtgtgtatatgtacacgtgtacacacacacacacatatatatatatgaatttataagGTAAAGGAAACATCACAATTCAATGGGAAAGGGAAGGATTATTCGATAAGTGGTACAGGGATGATTTGCAATCTGGGTAAAAACAATCACATCATTTACTGAAATAAGTTACCATTTATTTCTCCCAACTGAAACCTCCTTTGCGAAAAATatatcagtgagaaaattatggcaaCGTGGTGGGGGACTGGAGATCCGATCTGGCCAACCTCCCTTTTGCCTTTAGCCTTCAAGCTGCTTTTAATTAATCCTGGGCTTCAgtcaagctaactttgggaggcATTTAGTTTATAGCTTAAATGATAATAGTCTTTCACTATAACTCAACCGCTTTTGTAAAGCTAAGGAGAGACCACCAGGCTAAGAAGATAAGAGGAGgctgaattctgctaaggtgCAGACATAAACAATTACCCACCATTATTCCTGGGGTCACAAAATATGCAACTTTCCCAATTACTGCTGCAGATGACATCCCTATTGCAGAActtaagattggccttttgaaatgtcttttcaggttCGTTGCATGTCTGACATCGATGGTTCCACCTGGACCTGTCAACCACTACTGTGGCCCTACCCAGAAGCAACTCAAGGCAAGAAGACAGCTTCGACTCCCTGTGATTTAATCTCTGATCCAACCAAACAGCACTCCCCAtccctagccccctgcccaccaaattatctttgaaaaatcCCTAAACTCCAACACTTCCGCCTCTggtcaattaaactctttctttaatgcaatgtcttgaatttattttgtttttgcactGGGCAGGAAGAACCCTCAGGTCAGTTACATAACTGcaactttgtaccttttgacaAACATCTCCCCATTCTCAACCCCCACCGctacccccagcctctggtaaccaccattctattcttgCCTCTATGAGTTagattgttttagattccacacataagtgagaacatgtggtatttgtctttctgtgcctggcagcaaagatgttttaaaaatcatgaccCTCAACATTATAAAGCTCTTTCATGTACTGGTGAGGAGGAAAAATTGCTCTGGCCTTTCTGGGTGGCAATTTGGCAAGATGAAAGAACCTTAAGAAATTTTGGGTCTTTTGTCCTAAAAATGTCATGTCTAGCAATTTTTCTTAAGGAAATAGTGGTAGTACAGATAAAGATTTTGGTACAAAGATGTTATTCATGTCGGCCTTGTGAATAACTAGAGGAGAACCATTAAGAGAAGAGTTACATTATGGGACAACCGTGTGATAGAATGTCATGCAGCCATCGGAAATGATgtttacaaagatttttttaatgacacaGGAAACCATAGATAATAAATTAGATAATCCAGAGAAACAAATTTCAAACACTCATCAGACCTATAAACAGGTAAACAGATTTATTCAGTGATTAAAAACCTCCATAACACCCATACTCCCTGCCTGCACCTTTTATAAAGAAGTGTCATTTTGTGATGAAACAAACTATAGAAAGTTTGAGGTTCAGGTTCTGGACCAACAGAACCCTGGAAGTGGGCAAGTTTtgtcttccccttcccctttatATGCTTTTGATCATCTTGGGGCACGATTTTCTCTTTCCAGTGGCCTCCTGATATTGCTTTCCCCTCTAACAAAATTTTTCTAAGGCAAAGAGCAAGTAAACTaatttatacacatttatacTTTGCTGATAATATACACTTTTTCCCAGAAATATTTGCATGCTAATAGAGGCCAAAGCCTAAGCTAATAGAATGAATCCCTGATAGCCTGGCATTCAAAGCCATTCACTACATCCCGCTACCAGTCTTCTCACTACTCCCCTATGTAAACTACGCTACAGAAACAGTCTCTTGCTCTTCCAGACCAAGGGATCTACTTACTGCACCCTGTTCGCTGTACCTTCCACCACCAAGTGCTGGAGTTTCCCAGGATTCCCTTCCATTTAGAAGCTTTCTTGCCTACCAACTCAACTCTTACTCATCCTTCAGGCCCACCTACATCCCACATCATTCCTgaattcttctttcatttattctttaactCAGTCTCATctgctttttaattctttaattgagcacctaccatctttctggcactgttctaggtacaGGATACATGGTGGTGGTCAAAACATACATGGACCCTGGCATCACGAAACTTAGTTTATTGGGAAACATCAACATCAAATAAGTAATCAAAcacatgtaataattgtacattgtGATAAATGCACTGAAGGAAAAAACAGGGTGCAGTAAGAGAATAATGAGGTCAGGGGAACAGCTTCCTTGAGTAGCCCAATTGTCCCTGACTTCTCCCTAAGTTAATCCCCTAAAGACTTCCTGTGTTCAGATACCCACTCAAATATGTATTTGGCATCCTCTATGCACCAAGCTCTGTGCAATAATAATACCGGGTACCACTAATGGAGCAGTTGCTGTATGTCAGACATTGTGTTGTGCACTTCATATATTTCATCTCATTTAGTCCTTAAAATGACTCTCTGAGAggagtattattattatcatctccattttacagttgagatgACTGAGTCAGAGTGGTTCAAGCACTTTCCCAAGGGTCATTCATTGAGTTAGTGACAAAGCCTGGACTTAAATCTAGGTTGTCCGGATCCTGAGTTCACTCACTTAACTGCAATACTCTATTGTACTCCGTAAGATGTGTACATGTGGTATATGTGTGTTTTGGAGAGGATACATAGTTGAAGAGAGCAGCCTAATTGCTGGTTTGCCATGCACGCACTGACCATACCATGCCATACCCGAATGCTCTCCTTGGTGCccgagggaaagggagagaaatcTACTCTTCTGGAAGTCGAGGGTGGGGTGCGTGGGCAGTGGGGTTCACAAGATGGACCTTGGCtgaatttgtatttgtttgacagagaagggaaggagatcGAGAGGCTTTGAGAACAGCCTGTCCAAAGGCACAGAGGTGGAAAGAACATGATACGTTTGAAGAATGAGCAATCTGCTGTGACCATGCTTGGGGCTAGGGCTAGGGCAGTGGAGGCGGGAGGCCGGGGGGTGCAGAGTTAgattcttccttccatttttggAAATATATGTCCTCTTTCCCCAGGGAAGGtgtccatttttttcatgttgaaGGCAAAGCCGGGCATTTGAGGAAGGTACAGACAGAAGGTCACATACCACCCCTCTGCTTTCCAGAGAGTGAAAGATGGTAATCGTATGAAACACGATAAAACTGTTAAAGGCGCACTACATAAATTGTGAGATGAGTCGTGGCTGTGTTTTTTAGGGGACAGTCTAAAAACGGAAAATTTGTCCTTAAGCTAGAAAATTAAAGCTTTCCACTAGCAAGCAATCTGTGCTCTCCCTTGGCTCCTGCAAATCCTTTCAATGACTTTATCCTGGGTAACTGACATGGTTTTTGTTAATAGAACTATTCCAGATTTTAGGAAATGTACTGTCCCATGCTTCTCCTTTCTGGTATCCCCCTTAGTTTCCACAAACGCACCGAGCACAGACTGgtgcctcactttcctcaacTGCAGAAAAAGCGCAGTAATAGTCCctatctcacagagttgttgggaggattaaatgagatattggaaggaaataaagttgttagcacagagcctggcccaCAGTAAGCATACCCCATCAATGTTAATATAATTACTGAGCTTTGTTGGTTGagtgttggttttgttttgttttgttttgcttttttattgtttgtttttggtttggtttgcaaATGGTAAACTGGGAAAAGAGCCATTTGATGAGGGACAAAGGAATCTTTTTGTTCTTAATAGTCCTAAACACAGACAACTTCTAAGGTCAACCTCATTGGGGTTATTGTAATCATTATGAACTTAAGAAAGATTCCTAACCAGTCCCTAAAACAATTCCCATCTCCACTGGCTTGCTTGTTTATCAAGGGCTAGCACAAAACCCAAAGAGATCACCTGCCTGTTTCTCCATGGAAATCAGCCCATATAAACTTCAAACTGAACAGGCTATACCTTCTTGCTTCTTGCCTCTTTTTTCTTGGCCTCAGGAAGTATCCCACTGATTCTCAATCCTGGTCTCAGCACTCACCTCCTCCTATCTCTGCTCTTCTAAGTTGATACACTTCGTTACCTATGGTTACATAAACTATAAGATGGCCAAACTGGAAAGAGCCTTTGATAAAAATTAGTCACACTCCTTTCCCTCATTTTAGAAAGGAGAATGCACTAGAAATGGGGGATGGCTAATTTAGCCAAGGTCACACATTGAGTTTGTGGCAGAGCCCTGTTTAGGGCCTGGAGGCTTTGCAAATACAGCACTGCATTAGTTCTCTAGGTTCATGAGGCAGACAGCCCTCAGTGTTGACAGCAATGTCAAAATGATTTGCCAGATACGTCTCGTGGGTATAAATTAATATCAATTCATGAGAGTGTCCAAACACGACTATGAACTATTATCCCACTATGACTATCCCACAGAAGTGTTTCAGGACTCCCAGCCTGACCCAGCAGCAGAGCTAGCCTTGGACAGGAGTGAAGCCTGATTTTGGTGTGTGCTCATCACACCTTTCTCTTTCCCTGGAGTAATTTGGCACCCACTCTGGAGAGCAATTACACAGCCAGGAGAAGAAGAGagtctgaagagctgctttgttcTTCTATGGTGCCTTGTGCATGGTAGGCACTAGATAAACAATTATTGAACTGAATTTCATTTAGCTCTGAGGGGACGTATTCACCACAGTGTACATGAAGATGTGTGCTGGACTGCACATTGAGAACACCCTTGATAGCTCATTCAAAATGGGGAGGTGAATTAAATGTATGCCAGATGTTAAGGAAAGACATGCTCATGCTTAGAATCTCAGGAAAATAAGGGGAACACAGTTCATCCTTACGTCAATGCTCCTCAGAAGTTCTGCCAAGTCCAGTGAAAAACctaacattttctgaaatgtgTGTACCAACCACTTTCATGGATTTTGtttggcttttggttttgttttggtagatTTAGTTGAAACCTTCTTTTTTTCACCCTATAGcctcatcatcagagaaaataGCCCGCCATCCACGTTCCTTTACCCCATCTCCAGGCTTTCTTAGTTTGAGCAAAAGAGGATTTAGAAAACTTAAAAGCTATTGCTAAATATCAATATAGTAATATCAACTCTTAAGAGCAATTTGACAGTGAAAATGCAGCTACCCCcagtgtgtatac containing:
- the LOC111531463 gene encoding heterogeneous nuclear ribonucleoprotein A1-like gives rise to the protein MSKSESPKESNRQRKLFIGVLSFETTNKSLRSHFEQWGTLLDGVVMRVPNTKHSRVFGFVAYATVEEVDAAMNARPHKVDGRVVEPKRAVSREDSQRPGAHLTVKNIFVGGIKEDTEEHHHLIDYSEQYGKIKVTEIMTDQGSGKKRGFAFVTFEDHDSVDKLVIQKYHTVNGHNCEVRKVLSKQEMVSASSSQRGRSGSGNFGGGRGGGFGGNDNFGRGRNFSSHGGFGGSRGGGGYDGSGDDYNGFGNDGSNFAGGGSYIDFGNYNNQSSNFGPMKGGNFGGRSSGPHDGGGQYFAKPRNQGGYGSSSSSSSYGSGRRF